A region from the Chlamydiales bacterium genome encodes:
- a CDS encoding UDP-N-acetylmuramate--L-alanine ligase, whose product MKKEAYHFIGIGGIGMSALARILLQRGYPVSGSDQTASPIVEGLKSEGGEIFIGHAASNVSKPATIICSTAVVKGNLEYEEAKKRGYPIWHRSDMLRKLMEGSLPLLIAGTHGKTTTSSILAHVMTEGGLAPSFAVGGIVSSLGTNGRSGKGEYFVAEADESDGTFLKYSGFGGIITNIDNDHLDYWENDEKLEEGFCQFAKQIESPEHLFICIDDERIERLKLPGITYGFNEKADLFILNFKQEGWKTLFDLSFRGKEYIDIELPLIGGHNVLNAAAVFGLCLTLEMPEEAIRRGLITFRGVGRRAEKKGEHGQIAIYDDYAHHPTEIFATLRAVKSAVGKRRLIVAFQPHRFTRTKDCMELFGEVFDTANELVITDIYSAGEKPIEGVTTDALLEKIRKRCPVEPRYFPRPQLVEGLRGMLKEGDVLLTMGAGDITKVGPELLTKLSQADA is encoded by the coding sequence ATGAAAAAAGAGGCCTACCACTTCATAGGAATTGGAGGGATTGGAATGAGCGCTCTCGCGCGCATCCTCCTTCAGAGAGGATACCCCGTTTCAGGGAGCGATCAGACAGCGTCGCCCATTGTTGAGGGTTTAAAAAGCGAAGGTGGAGAGATTTTCATCGGTCATGCGGCATCCAACGTATCCAAACCCGCCACTATTATCTGCAGCACAGCCGTTGTGAAGGGGAACCTCGAGTATGAGGAGGCAAAAAAACGGGGCTACCCGATCTGGCACCGCTCCGACATGCTGCGTAAGCTCATGGAGGGATCTCTTCCTCTTCTCATTGCAGGCACTCACGGAAAGACAACCACCTCCTCAATACTCGCGCACGTGATGACAGAAGGCGGACTCGCTCCCTCTTTTGCTGTAGGCGGCATTGTCAGCAGCTTGGGAACGAATGGAAGAAGTGGCAAAGGAGAGTATTTTGTCGCAGAGGCCGATGAGAGCGATGGCACCTTTTTGAAGTACAGCGGATTTGGCGGAATCATCACCAACATCGACAACGACCATCTCGACTACTGGGAAAATGATGAGAAGCTAGAAGAGGGCTTCTGCCAGTTTGCAAAGCAGATCGAATCGCCAGAGCACCTCTTTATCTGCATCGATGATGAGAGGATCGAGCGCCTTAAACTTCCGGGCATCACCTATGGATTTAATGAGAAGGCGGATCTTTTCATACTCAACTTTAAGCAGGAGGGGTGGAAGACCCTCTTTGATCTCTCTTTCAGAGGTAAGGAGTATATTGATATTGAACTTCCTCTTATCGGGGGGCACAACGTATTAAATGCGGCTGCAGTTTTCGGTCTCTGTCTTACGCTTGAGATGCCAGAAGAGGCGATCCGCAGAGGGCTTATCACCTTCCGAGGCGTAGGAAGAAGAGCAGAAAAGAAGGGAGAGCATGGTCAGATCGCTATCTATGACGACTACGCCCACCATCCTACCGAGATTTTTGCCACACTGCGCGCTGTCAAGAGCGCTGTTGGAAAGAGGCGCCTCATCGTCGCATTTCAGCCCCACCGCTTCACGCGCACGAAAGATTGCATGGAGCTCTTTGGCGAGGTCTTCGACACCGCAAACGAGCTCGTCATCACCGATATCTACTCAGCAGGAGAGAAGCCGATTGAAGGAGTTACGACAGACGCTCTTCTCGAGAAGATCCGCAAGAGGTGTCCCGTCGAGCCGCGCTACTTCCCTCGCCCCCAGCTTGTAGAGGGGCTTCGTGGGATGCTGAAAGAGGGAGATGTCCTTTTAACAATGGGTGCAGGGGATATCACAAAAGTGGGACCGGAGCTCCTCACCAAACTATCACAGGCAGATGCGTAA
- the murG gene encoding undecaprenyldiphospho-muramoylpentapeptide beta-N-acetylglucosaminyltransferase, translated as MSSPSKILIATGGTGGHLFPAQSLAKDLLKNQERVLFAGAGLSTNRYFQKEQFAYEDVSSASPLRGNIFRAGAQIAGGILKSLRLLKTFKPDIVVGFGSYHSFPLLVAALICRVPIVLFEANAVPGKVNRLFSRWATMTAVHFAHASQKLSGKTLEVEMPLSIRKEKVEPDLESARAYFGLHQDRFTFLVFGGSQGALSVNKIFCQVAAQLSSSISGFQVIHLTGHKKDTEEVRRAYGLLNIPVCIKEFEENMALAWKAADIAICRSGASTLAELLACKVPAILIPYPHAADDHQRINAEIMEREVGGARMLLEADLTVERLYALIHEMKADENLALQKMQNSIAQYKVRGQKGELSQVVSEILAGMKR; from the coding sequence ATGTCCTCACCCTCAAAAATCCTAATCGCAACTGGTGGAACGGGCGGCCATCTCTTTCCCGCGCAGTCGCTTGCGAAAGATCTACTCAAAAATCAAGAGAGAGTCCTCTTTGCAGGGGCGGGTCTATCTACAAATCGCTACTTCCAGAAGGAGCAGTTCGCATATGAAGATGTCTCGAGCGCCTCGCCTCTTCGCGGAAATATCTTCCGCGCAGGAGCGCAGATCGCAGGTGGGATTTTAAAGAGTCTAAGACTTCTTAAAACCTTCAAGCCGGACATCGTCGTGGGATTCGGAAGCTACCATAGCTTTCCGCTTCTTGTTGCAGCGCTCATTTGCAGAGTTCCGATCGTCCTCTTTGAAGCGAATGCGGTTCCCGGAAAGGTGAATCGGCTCTTCTCTCGCTGGGCGACGATGACAGCGGTCCATTTTGCCCACGCCTCTCAAAAACTGTCTGGAAAGACCTTGGAAGTTGAGATGCCGCTTTCGATCCGGAAGGAGAAGGTAGAGCCAGATCTTGAAAGCGCCCGTGCCTACTTCGGCTTGCACCAGGATCGCTTCACATTTCTCGTTTTCGGAGGCTCGCAGGGAGCTCTTTCGGTAAATAAGATCTTCTGCCAGGTCGCAGCACAGCTCTCCTCTTCGATTTCAGGTTTTCAAGTCATCCACCTTACAGGTCATAAAAAGGATACTGAAGAGGTGCGGCGCGCCTACGGGCTTTTGAATATTCCGGTTTGCATCAAAGAGTTTGAAGAGAATATGGCACTCGCTTGGAAGGCTGCCGATATCGCCATCTGCAGATCTGGCGCTTCGACTCTTGCAGAGCTGCTCGCGTGCAAAGTTCCTGCGATTCTAATCCCCTATCCCCATGCGGCAGATGACCATCAACGCATCAATGCTGAGATCATGGAAAGAGAGGTGGGGGGAGCGCGCATGCTGCTTGAAGCGGACCTCACTGTCGAACGGCTCTATGCACTTATCCATGAGATGAAGGCGGATGAGAATCTAGCTCTTCAGAAGATGCAGAATTCGATTGCACAGTACAAAGTGCGCGGCCAGAAGGGCGAGCTCTCACAGGTTGTTAGTGAAATTTTAGCGGGGATGAAAAGATGA